In one Lolium rigidum isolate FL_2022 chromosome 3, APGP_CSIRO_Lrig_0.1, whole genome shotgun sequence genomic region, the following are encoded:
- the LOC124696303 gene encoding cysteine-rich receptor-like protein kinase 26, which yields MTLQNLKDITNNFCEKMIVGRGGFGVVYKGLLGDGKMIAVKKLVQSISGSQKPFENEINLLMKLKHPNIVHLVSYCYETQHLHNTYEGKLIFAENTQCLLCLEYLPNGSLEKYITDASCGLDWPTRYKIIEGISYGLQYLHEQDGGPIIHLDLKPGNILLDEQMLPKLTDFGLSRLNDEKQTIRTKNISGTLGYMPPEYLQGMVTPMSDIFSLGVIIMEVITGQKKYLDDIGTPSTVFIELALQKWRDVLQKGPSYTSLQKDCQQIKRCIQVGLMCLNPERTKRPTMKKIIVMLQGLESINWDITNGYQATPSVEEP from the exons ATGACGTTGCAAAATTTAAAAGATATCACAAACAACTTTTGTGAGAAGATGATAGTAGGAAGGGGTGGTTTTGGTGTGGTATATAAG GGTTTGCTAGGTGATGGGAAAATGATTGCAGTCAAGAAGCTTGTGCAATCAATATCGGGATCCCAAAAGCCATTTGAGAATGAGATTAATCTTCTTATGAAGCTGAAGCACCCAAATATAGTGCATCTAGTAAGCTATTGCTATGAAACGCAACACTTACATAATACTTATGAAGGAAAATTAATATTTGCTGAGAACACACAATGTTTGCTTTGCTTGGAATATTTGCCTAATGGAAGTCTTGAAAAGTATATTACAG ATGCATCATGCGGACTTGATTGGCCCACGCGCTACAAAATAATTGAGGGGATTTCCTATGGTCTACAATACCTCCATGAGCAAGACGGCGGTCCAATTATCCACTTGGACCTAAAACCCGGGAACATATTGCTAGATGAACAAATGTTGCCAAAACTTACCGACTTTGGTCTATCGAGACTGAATGATGAAAAACAAACTATTCGCACAAAAAATATTAGTGGAACGTT AGGTTACATGCCACCGGAATACCTACAGGGTATGGTCACACCTATGTCAGATATATTCAGTTTGGGTGTAATAATCATGGAGGTAATAACGGGACAGAAGAAGTACCTAGATGATATTGGAACACCTTCCACGGTCTTCATTGAGCTT GCGCTTCAGAAATGGAGAGATGTGTTGCAAAAAGGACCAAGCTATACATCACTACAAAAAGACTGCCAACAAATAAAAAGATGCATTCAAGTTGGTCTAATGTGCCTAAATCCCGAGCGGACAAAaaggcctacaatgaagaaaattATTGTTATGCTTCAAGGGCTGGAAAGTATTAATTGGGACATTACCAACGG TTATCAAGCCACGCCATCGGTGGAGGAGCCATAG
- the LOC124696304 gene encoding vesicle-associated protein 1-1-like: protein MDSGSKKLLGIQPNELRFSFEANKQASCSIHLTNRTDHRIAFKVKNNNPKRYCVQPNISIVPPRSTCNVNVTMGTQSEAPAEMQCGDKFLVQSVVVREGTTVEDVTQDKDMFKKQAGNAMDETKLKVLYVQPPSPRQEGSKEGSSPRSSGPAEMQETPKKKLTPKIRVDVSMILVVWYRGQKLTFT from the exons ATGGACTCTGGCTCGAAGAAGTTGCTCGGGATCCAGCCCAACGAGCTCCGCTTCTCAT TTGAAGCGAATAAGCAGGCCTCGTGCTCTATACACCTGACGAACAGAACGGATCACCGCATCGCCTTCAAG GTTAAGAATAATAACCCTAAGAGGTATTGCGTTCAGCCCAACATCTCTATTGTGCCACCACGGTCCACCTGCAATGTCAACG TTACAATGGGAACACAAAGTGAGGCTCCAGCAGAGATGCAATGCGGGGACAAGTTTCTCGTTCAGAGCGTTGTGGTAAGGGAGGGAACAACGGTCGAGGATGTAACTCAAGACAAAGACATG TTTAAAAAGCAAGCAGGTAATGCAATGGACGAGACGAAGCTGAAGGTACTCTATGTACAACCACCATCGCCCAGGCAGGAGGGGTCTAAAGAGGGTTCGTCGCCTCGTTCTTCAGGGCCTGCTGAG ATGCAGGAAacaccaaaaaaaaaattgacaccAAAGATTAGAGTTGATGTCAGTATGATCTTAGTTGTTTGGTACCGAGGGCAGAAACTTACTTTTACTTAG